The genomic region AGTGAAAGCGCGACCACGACGGCATCCATGGCGGATCCACCACCGCGCAGGACGTCGATAGCCGCTTCGATCCCAACAGAGCCGTTGGACGATGCGACGATGATTCCGTTCGACACGTGTTCGACTCCTCTAGCGGCCCATGGCGAGCGCGCGCGTTACCTCGTCTGTTTGAAACACCGGGAGCTCGCCCGAGCGATTGGATTCGACAAGTTGAAAGCCGGTTGTAGTCGCGGTGAGTTTTCCGATCACGGCAGTCTGGACGCCGAGTTCGTTACATCGGGCGATCGCTCGATCGACCTCTGACGCGGAAACCGCAGCCAGAAGGGTTCCGGAAGAGAGCATTCCGAGCGGGTCGATGTGGAAGTGCGCCGCGATCTGCTGCGTTTCATCGAGCAACGGAACCAGACCACGATCCATGATCGCTCCCAGCCCCGATGCGGCAGCGATCTCGCGCACACCATTGGCGACACCGCCCTCGGTGGGGTCGTGCAAGGCGGTCACGGCGCCCGTTTCCAGCAACGCGCGCGCGATTCCTACGACGGAGATGCCGGGATCATGCAGGAGTCGCTGAGCGCGAACGACGAACTCCGCTCCGAAGCGTTGGTTCAGTTCCTCCGGGCGCTCGAGGGCAAGAAGCGCGGTTCCTTCGATGCCAGCAGGACGGGCGAGCAGTAGCCGGTCGCCGCGCTGGGCGCGTCCGGGGTGGAGCAGTCCGGACGGTCCGGCCGTGCCGATCAGTGTTCCCACGAGCAGCGGTCGAGGCACGCCTTCTGTGATCTCGGTGTGTCCGCCAATGAGCGAGATTCCGAGTTCCTTGCAGGCCACGGTCAGCTGCTGAAAGAGATCGGCGACCAGGGACGGCGTAGAGCCAGTTTCCGGCAAGAGCGCTGTGACGAGCATCCAGCGCGGAACCGCGCCCAGGCAGCTCAGATCGTTGGCATTGACGTTGACGAGGTAATGGCCAGCTTCCTGGGTGACGAACGTGACGGGATCGTTCTTGATGACGAGCAGTGTTCCGTCGATATCGATGACCGCGGCGTCGCGTCCGAGTCCCGGACCGACCACCACAGACTCATCGTCCAGCGAGAGACCGGCAAGGAGCGATCCGAGCAGATCGAACGGGAGTTTTCCGACTGGCAACGTGTCTTCGTGCATGGATGCGTCTAGAAGGGAGGCTCGGATGCCGCTTCGGTGTCGAGCGATCGCTGCACCATTTCGATTTGCAGCTCGGCGCGTTCGAGCAGTTGCTGGCAGCGATGGCTCAATCGCGCTCCCAGCTCGAAGCATGCGAGCGATTGATCGAGCGTCAAGTCACCTGCATCCAGGAGCCCAACAATGGCTTCCAGCGCAGCCATCGACTCCTCGAACGTGCCGTCGACACTCGCGTGTTGCCAGTTTGCGATCTCGGTAACCAGGTCGGTAGACATCGACTCTCTTGGGATCACGAAGCGGTCGAGGTTACCAACGACTCGACCGAACCATCGACAAACCGGGTACGAATGGCATCGCCAGGGGCGAGCTCGGCAGCAGCGCGCACGGGCCGACCCGTGCCTCCATGCTCCACGAAAGCATACCCGCGCTCCATGGTTTTCGCTGGGGACAATGCGTCCATGACGGCGACAGCGTGACGGAGCCGATCGTTGGTTCGGTCGAGTCTCGATTGGACGGCTTGCGGCAGCGAAGACTGCAACTGCCGCAATTGATCCCAACGGTCCTGGAAGCCACGTTGGTCGATACGGTGGCCAATCCGTTCCACATCGACGATACGAATCGCCAGCTCCCGCTCGAAGCGATCTGCATGAAGCGCCAACGACTCGCGCAGCGATCGCAGATCGCCGAGAATGGCCGGGGAGACGAGCTCGGCGGCAGCGCTCGGTGTAGGCGCCCGGAGATCCGCAACCAGATCGAGGAGCGTCCAATCGGTCTCATGACCGATCGCGCTGATGACGGGGACAGGAGCGGCGAAGACGGCGCGTATCAGATTCTCATCGTTGAAGGCTGCCAGGTCTGAGGCGGATCCACCACCGCGAGCAATGACAATGACGTCGGGCGGATCGACTGCCAGCAGCGTGCGCAGGGCGGCAACGAGTTCAGCGGGAGCTGCATCACCCTGAACGGCTGCAGACGCCAGAATGAGCCGGGCAAACGGGTTGCGCCGCCGCATGACGTTTTGTATGTCGTGCCAAACCGCGCCCGAGGATGAGGTGATGATCCCAATGACCGCAGGGCGCTCGGGGATTTTTCGCTTGCGTGACTCCGCAAAGAGCCCTTCGGCTTCGAGTTGCTGACGCAGGAGCTCGAGCTCGAGCGCGGCGAGACCGATGCCCGCCTCCTCGATCAAATCGACATAAAACTGATAGCTACCGTCGGTCGGGTAGACCTCGATCTTCCCATGCGCGACGCACGATGCGCCGGGGGAGGGTAGGGACCGTTGTCGCAATGCATTCATGCGGAACATCGCGCAGCGCATGCGGGCGTCGTCTCCGGCCAGCGTGAAGAAGACGTGTCCAGACCGCGATACTGTCAGCTCCAGCACCTCGCCAGAAATCCAGATGTCGGCGAGCGTCGGGTCTGACGCGAAAAGGTCACGGATCCGATCCGTGACCTCTCGAACTGTGCGTGGCGTGTCGAGCATGACTTGCTAATCGAGCGGGGTGATGTGCACCAGCGGCTGTCCGTACTCGACCGGCTGCGCATTGGTGACCAGGATCTTGCTCACGATGCCGCCATGCTCGGAGGTGATCTCGTTCATGATCTTCATCGCTTCGATGATGCCGATCACCTGACCAGCTTCGACCTCGTCGCCTTCCTGGACGAACGGCGGTTCTCCCGGGCTTGGCGACGCGTAGAACGTGCCGATCATCGGCGATGTCACCACCAGTTGTCCGTCGTCCTGCTTCGAGGGCGCCGGTGTCGAAGTCTGAACCGAGACGGTCTCTGGTGCCGAATCGACTACGACTTTGCGCGGCGCCTCGATCTTGATGCGCACACGCGACCCTTCGTGCTCGACATCGAGCGTCGTCAGGCCGAACTCGCGCATCTGACGGGCGGCGTCCTGAATGAAATCGGCAATGTCTTCCCAGGAAGCGGCGTTGTCTGGCATCGCGAACTTTCCTCCAGGAACAGGTTAGGCGCGCTCGATGTACTCGCCGGTGCGGGTGTCGACCCGCAGCGGCTGGCCGATTTCGATGAAGAGGGGAACGTTGACCACCAGCCCCGTCTCGAGCGTGGCCGGTTTCGTGCCGCCGGAGGCGGTGTCGCCCTTGAGCCCGGGATCGGTCTCAGTGACGACCAACGTGACCGATGTCGGCAGCTCCAGGTCGATCGGTTCGTCCTGCCACGTCATGACGTCGAGCTCGTCATTCTCTTTGAGGAACTTGGCAGCGTCGCCGACGGCGGATTCGCTCAGCGTGAACTGATCGAACGTGTCCAGGTCCATGAAGTTGAAGCCGTCAGCATCCCGGTACAGGAACTGAACGTGCTTGCGCTCCAACCGTACGGCAGGAAACCGCGCGCCAGCCTGAACGGAATGAGTCGTTATCGCGCCGGTCCGAAGGTCACGGAGCGTCATGCGCAGTTGAGCGGAGCCGCGCCCCTGCTTGTTGTGCGAGAAATCGACAACCTTCACCAACCGGTTGTCGAACTCCATCGTCGTGCCCTTTCGGACATCTCCAGTCTCGATCAATGCGCTTTCTCCTTATCTGACCCGCGGCTTCTTGGGCGCGCGCGTCAGCACCTCATGTCCTTCATCAGTCACGAGCACGACATCCTCGATGCGTACTCCACCAAATCCTCGCAAGTAGATGCCTGGCTCGACCGTGAGGATCGAGTTGGCAGGCAACGGGTCGTCGTTCCTGGAATGCATGAATGGGCCGTCATGTATGCGAACCCCAATTCCATGTCCAAGACCATGGACGAACTGCTCACCGTATCCGGCCGCTGTGATCACATCACGCGCCGCCGCATCGACCACGTTCGCAGGAACACCGGCACGAATCGTAGCAAGCGCGGCATCCTGGGCAGCCTGAACGATAGTGTAAATCTCCGCCAGTTGAGCAGGCGGCTCTCCGAGCCAATTGGTGCGAGTCAGGTCGGCGGTATAGCCATGCACCGTGGCGCCGATATCCATGATGATCGCCTCGTGCTCCTCCAGGGGACGATCACCAGGTTCGTGGTGCGGCTTGGCCGAATTTGGACCGAACGCCACCGTGGGCGGGAATCCCCAGCCGTCGGCGCCTTGATCGAGAAACGAGATTGCGATCAGATTGGCGATTTCGCGTTCGGTGATACCCGGCCGCAGCGCCTCGAGCGCCCGCTCGTACGCGATGTCGGTGATCTCGATCGCCCGCCGGTGGTAGCTGACCTCTTCGGGCGTCTTGACCCAACGCAGGCGGTCGATTTGGTCCCCGATCGAAACGATCTCGATGCTGCCGAGGTGCTCGCTCAGGCGAACAAAGGAGTCATGTGGCAGGGTGGCGGTTTCGATTCCGACCCGTCTTGCGCCGTCAGCCTTGATGGCTTCGCCGACCTGCTTTTCCCATGGAGCGGTCGACTTGACGGCCTCGAATTCCGGAGCCGCGGCCTGAGCCCAGTCGATGTTGTTCGGGTTGGTATAGAGCTGCGCGGACGAAGGGGTAACGAGTAACACTCCGGCGGAACGACCGGAGTGATCGTCAGCCCGATAACCGCTGACGAAATACCGGTTGTCCTGATCGGAGATCAGGATCGCATCCCAATCTTCAGAGGCAAGAACGGATCGAAGTTGCTCGACACGATTGGTCATGAGATCCCTCGGCTACGGGTAGGTCTTCAAACAGAAATCGAGCGCCAGCCGGTACCCGTCGACACCGAGGCCCACGATTTGCCCCCGCGCGACTGCCGAGATCACGGAGTGATGGCGGAAAGACTCGCGTGCGTGGATGTTGCTGATATGAACCTCGATTGCGGGAGTGCCCACGCCGCTGAGCGCGTCCCGGAGCGCGATGCTGTAGTGGCTCAGCGCCCCGGGGTTGATGATGATGGCGTTCGAGTCCGGGCCGTGGGTCTGGATGGCATCGACCAGCACTCCCTCATGGTTCGATTGCAGCGCCACGATCGTGGCAGGTGGGTCGGCGGCCGCGGCCTGCGCTTCGAGACCGGCGACGATGTCCTGCAACGTCGTGTGGCCGTAGATCGCCGGCTCGCGGGTACCGAGCAGGTTGAGATTGGGACCGTTGAGCACCAGATATTTTCGTTCGGTCACGCGCGATCGAATCCTATCCAACGGGCGCGCCGCTGTTCGCGACGGCGCTGACATATGCGCGGATACGATACGATGAATCGCTACCCTCTGGAACGAACCGTCCAACAAAGATGTAGACCGGCTGGAGATACTGGTCGCCGCCGGGGAGTCCGGCGGTCGTGTAGCCGATCTCGATGGAGGAGTAGGTCGCGCGTCCCTTGACCACGCCCTGATCGTCCGCGACGCCTTCCGGCAACTGAACGTCCAGGAACGCCTCGCCGCTGGCGACCTCTGCCCAGGCGTCGGTTGGTTCGCGCAGTTGGTAGATGTCGTAGCGGTCGATGACTGGCCAACGAACCGAGGCTTCGATCACTTCACCGTTCGGGCCAATGGTGACCACTGCGCTGGGGTAGGCTGCCACCAGATTCTCCGGTTCGAGCGGTATGAACTGCACGATGACGCGCTGCGTCTCCTCGGATCTGCTGACAACCGTCCCGTCATCGACATTGTTCGGCAGCAGGCCAGCCGTGCGCAACCATTCGCGGGCGTAGCCGATGGCGGTCTCGTCATCCGGCAGTTCACCCTCTTCCGGTTGATCCGGTGAAAAGAACTGGACGAGACCAGCGGAGACATAGAGCTCCTGGTCGCCCTGGATGTCGAATGAGCCGTTGCCCCGGTCGTTGACTTCGCCCTCGATGCCAAGGTTCTCTGCGATGCGCTCGGTGCGCGCCGCTGTTGGTTCTTTCCAGTTCAGCTTGTAAACAGGTGCTTCGCGCGGAACCGCATCCAGATCGATGCGAGAGTCCGATTCGATCTGGAACTGATACCCCTGCTGATTGGATGTCGGGAGATCAGGGGGTGGAAGTTCGCTTGTGAGCTCACTGGACGACGCGTCGTCGGTGGACTCTGGTGTAGCGTCCTGGGCCAGGGTTCCGGCGCTGGCGACTGCAATCATCAGCGCGAGGAGTGCGACCAGCAGGCGGAACTGCAGTCCACCCGTCGCATTCGGATAACCTGTCAACGAACCAATCCTTTCTCAGGCGCGAGCAACTGGCGCGCCCGCAATGGCTGAATCGAGCTCCGACATGCGTCGCAACTCGACGATCTGATCGCGCAGCAATGCCGCTTTCTCGAACTCGAGATTCTTTGCTGCAGTTTTCATCTGACTTTCGAGGTCCTTGATCATGCGCACCAGTTCATCCTTGGGCATCTGCATGATGACTCCAGGTTGGTCGGAGCGGTCGGTGCGGTACTCGGCAGCGTCCTCAGCAACCTGACGCACGCGTTCGGTGATGTCCTTGATCTCTTTGACGATGCCGCGTGGCTCGATTCCGTGATCGGAGTTGTATTTGATCTGAATTTCGCGGCGACGGTAGGTTTCCTCGATCGCCGCGTTCATCGATTTGGTCATCGTGTCCGCGTACATGATGACCGCGCCATCGACGTGCCGCGCGGCTCGGCCGATCGTCTGAATGAGCGAACCTTCCGAGCGCAGGTAGCCTTCCTTGTCTGCGTCCAGAATCGCCACCAGCGACACCTCGGGGAGGTCGAGCCCTTCACGCAGCAGGTTGATGCCTACGACGACGTCGTAGATGCCAAGCCGCAAGTCCCGCAAGATCTCGATGCGCTCGAAGGTATCGATTTCGCTGTGCAGATAGTGCGTGCGAATCCCCATTTCCTTGAGGTAGTCGGCCAGATCCTCCGCCATGCGCTTCGTGAGCGTGGTAACCAGGGCGCGTTCGCCCTTGCCGACGCGCAGATTGATCTCGCGGAGCAAATCGTCGATCTGTCCCTTGGTGGGGCGCACCGAGATCGAGGGGTCGATCAACCCGGTTGGGCGAATGACCTGTTCCACGGTCCGCTGGGCGACCTCGCGCTCGAACGGTCCCGGCGTCGCCGACACATAGACGATCTGGTTGAGCATGCGGTCGAATTCGTCAAACGTCAGCGGACGGTTGTCACGCGCCGACGGTAATCGGAATCCGTGTTCCACGAGGACATCCTTGCGGGCGCGGTCGCCCGCATACATGCCGCGCACCTGAGGTATCGACATGTGAGACTCGTCGATGATCATCAGGAAGTCTTTCGGGAAGTAGTCGAGCAGGGTATGCGGTTGCTCGCCCGGCTTCAGCCGCGAGAGGTGCATCGAATAGTTCTCGATGCCGGAGCAGAATCCGGTTTCCTCCATCATCTCGAGGTCGTAATTGGTGCGTTGCTCCAGCCGCTGCGCCTCGACCAGTTTCCCCTGGTTGCGCAGTTCCTCCAGCCGTTCGGCCAGTTCCACCCGAATATCGGCAATACCGGCACGCAGTTTGTCGGCTGACGTGACGTAATGTCGCGCCGGATAGATATCGATCTCGATGCGGTCGACCAGCAGTTCGCCGGTCAGCGGATCGACCTCGACAATGCGTTCGATCTCATCACCGAAGAACTCGATCCGGACCGCGATTTCCTCGTAGGCGGGAAAGACCTCGATCGTGTCGCCCCGGACCCGAAACGAACCGCGCACAACGGTCATGTCGTTGCGGTCGTACTGTACGTCCAGCAAACGGCGAATCACTTGATCGCGCCGCTCATGAGCGCCGCGCCGCAGGGAAATCACCGTGTTCTGGTATTCCTCTGGTGAACCCAGGCCGTAGATGCAGGAGACCGACGCGACGATCAACGTGTCAGGACGGGTCAGCAGCGATCGGGTAGCGGCGTGCCGCAGCTTATCGATCTCCTCGTTGATATCAGTGTCTTTTTCGATGTAGGTGTCAGTGCGCGCGACGTACGCTTCGGGCTGGTAATAGTCGTAGTACGAAACGAAGTACTCGATGGCGTTGTTTGGGAAGAACTCCTTGAACTCGGAATAGAGCTGCGCGGCCAGCGTTTTGTTGTGCGCCAGCACCAGGGTCGGGCGGTTGTAGTGCTCGACCAGGTTGGCCATGGTGAATGTCTTGCCCGAACCGGTGACGCCGAGAAGCACCTGGCGCTTCAGATCGTTGTTCAGCCCATCGACCAGTTGCTCGATTGCGCGGGGCTGGTCGCCAGTGGGGCGGAGATCGGATTCGATACGGAAGTTGGCCATAGCGGAAGGGGACCTCGGAAATCAGATCAGATGATCTGGTCAAGGGGTGGATTATAGCCGACCGAACTGAAAGGACCTGGATGGGGCCGTGAATGGATCAGGAGAGGCGATAGAAGTCCGCGTCGGCTGCAGGGTTCGCGACGATGTCCTCGATGTGCCGAACTGCCCAGCGTTGCCCAGCAAAGATGAGACGTCCAGTGGCTTCGTCCCGGTCACACCATGCGTAATCGTCGAACTCGTCGTCGAGCGAAACCGGAGCGTCGACGGTCATATGAAACGCAAAGACCGGCGCGAGCACGATCGTGTCGGTTGCGTGATCGAAGAACTGATTGATGTAGTCCGCGGAGAACGCGTCGAGGTTCGAGAGACCTGTCTGGATACGAACCGCCCGCCGCGCAGCTTCCAGTGACGTTTCACTTTCGGACACGCGGCCGTGAATGCCATGCCAGGTGTTGCCGAGTGGCAGCTCGGCGCGGCGGCGAAGCAGCAAGAACTGCGCGCGGCCATGGCGATGTCGAAAGACATAGGCATCGACGATATCGGTTGTGATCGAAGCCACGCCATCCTCCAAATGAGGCGTATGAGCCGCAGGAACGGTAGGTTTTACCACGAAACCGAAGGAGAGGACTGTATTGGGCTGCACGCCAACACTTTGCGGATAACATGGATTGACCGCAAAAGTATCGATTTGCGGTCCGTGGAGGAAAATGCCCGTGCGATCATGTTGCCGGTTCGAGCGACCTGGGGAGCGTGACCCCGAGTACCGCGGTCTGAGCGGCGCCGATTCTCGATTGTGACTTCAACAGACTCCACCGTTTCAAATGAAGATGCTGCGATTCGCGATGCCGCGTCGGCCGAGGGTCGGTTCCAGCGCTGGTTGTTGCTCGCGCTGGTGTTCGTATGCGGCGGCGCCAGCATTGGCACCGAGTTGGCAATGTCGCGCCTGCTCGCGCCGTACTTCGGGACCTCCACATTCATCTGGGCCAATCTGATCGGGCTCACATTGGCGTTCCTGGCGATCGGCTACACGATTGGCGGTCGCCTGGCGGACAAAGACCCGTCGCTTGGCGTCATGCTGGTGATTGCCGGATTGGCGGGTTTTTCGGTAACGCTCATTCCTGTCATCGCTCGACCGATTTTGAGGCTGTCGATCGATGCCTTCGATGATTTGAACGCCGGCGTGTTCTTCGGCTCCTTCTTCGCAACTCTCCTGCTGATGGCGATTCCGATGCTCCTCTTCGGGTGTATTTCGCCGTTCGCGATCCGCATGCGTACCCAGAACATTCGTTCGAGCGGCGAGACGGCCGGGAACATCTATGCGCTCTCAACGGTCGGTTCCATCGTGGGCAGCTTCTTGCCCGTGCTCGTGCTGATTCCGCTCTTCGGGACACGCGCGACTTTCCTGATCATGGGCGCCACACTAATGATTTTGGCGCTGATTGGGCTCGTGGCAACTCAGGGAGGCCGACGAGCGATCATGGTTGCCGCCCTTCTGGCCGCGACGTTGGCTGTCCATGCATCGACGGCGGCGGGAACGATCAAGCCGCCCTATCGCGGCGTGCTCGTGAAAGAGGCCGAGTCGGAATACAACTACATCCAGGTGCTCGAGCAAGACGGGCGCTACCTGCTCGCCTTGAACGATGGCCACGCGATCCATTCGATCTTCGACCCGAATTCAGTGCTCACCGGTGGTCCGTGGGACTACTTCTTGCTGGCGCCGACCATGGCGGGTGTCGATCCGGAACGAGCGCTCATCGTCGGTCTCGCTGGCGGCACGTCCGCGCGATCACTGCTGGCAACCTATCCAGACCTTGCGATCGACGGGGTCGAGATCGATCCGACCGTCCTCGAACTGGCCGAGGAGTATTTCGATCTCGACGATCCACGACTCGCGACCTTCGCTGAAGACGGCCGGTACTTTCTGGAGACTTCGGACGCGACCTACGATCTGGTCGCGCTCGATGCCTATCGCCAACCCTATATTCCATTTCATCTGGCGACCAGGGAGTACTTTCAGCTGGTTGCCGATCACTTGAGCGATGACGGTGTGGTAGTCGTCAACGTCGGGAGGTCGGAAACGGACTTCCGTCTGGTGGACGCTCTATCATCTATGCTCAGCGCGGTCTTTCCGTCGGTATGGCTTGTGGACGTGCAGGGATACGACAATACGATGGTGATCGCTTCCCAGCAGGAAGTTACGCTCGAACAGATCGAGACACGATTGCGCTCGGTGGAGCCGGGATCGAATCAGCAGATTGTGGCGGCGGAAGTCTTCGCAGACGGCAATCTTCGTATGAACTCGGCGGACGATCGACCCTATACCGACGATCGCGCCCCGGTCGAAACGTTGATCGACCGCATGATATTTGATGCAGCACGAGAAGAAACTGGCGAATGACGATTCCAAGCGATCTCCAGCCATTGCAGGGCACGCAAATCGGGCGGCTGCCGTTCGTCCGACATGGCATCACGCGGCGGGTTCCCGGACTTGGCAACGCCGACGGCAACATCTCCTATTCCGAGCCACGGGACCCGCACGACGCCTGGCAGATGCGGCAGTACTGGTGTGACCGCATCGGGGTCGACCCAACCTCACTGGTGACCGCGCATCAGGTGCACGGGAACCAGGTCGGAGTCGTCCCTCGCGGAAAAGCCGGCACTGGGTCGGCTCCCGGCACCGGATTGTTCGGGAAGTTCGACAGCCTGGTCACGAACGATCCGAGTGTGGCGGTGATGATGACGCATGCCGACTGTCTCGCGGTTGTGCTTTGCGATCCACAGACTCGAGCGGTCGGCGTCGTGCATGCCGGCTGGCGCGGGACGGTGTCCAATGTGAGCGGCGCCACAGTCACCGCGATGGTGGAATCGTTCGGAAGCGGACCGGAAGAGACGCTGGCATTCATTGGTCCGGGAATCTGCGCCGCATGCTATGCGGTTGGCGACGAAGTGGCAGACTCATGGAACGATCTGGGCGTTCCCGGTGGCGAAGCAGCTCTGAACAAGCCGAACGGGCAGTGGCATTTCGACCTGGCCGAGGCGAACTACCTGCAGTTGCGGGCGGCTGGTCTGCGTGACGATGCCATCGAACGATCCGGGATCTGCACCAACTGCGGTGGACCGTCATGGTTTTCGCATCGTGGGCAAGGGCCGACGACGGGCCGCTTTGGTTCGATCATCGCGGTGGTCGAATGACCGAAGTACGGCTCGATTCGGCACTCGCTCAGCGGCTCTCGGCTGTCCAGGAACGCGTGACGTTGGCGGCAGAGAACGCAGGGCGCGATCCTTCTGGCGTGACTATTGTCGGAGTCACAAAGACCGTCGGACGCGACGCTGTCGATGAAGCATATGCGCTCGGGATGCGGGTCTTTGGCGAGAATCGCGTGCAGGACGCCAAAGCGAAGTTCGCGGTCCCATTGCCAAGTGATGCCCAGCTCCACATGATCGGCAGTCTGCAATCCAACAAGGCGAAGACAGCGGTCGAGTTGTTCGACGTCATACAGTCGGTCGATCGCCCGTCGCTGGTTGAGGCCTTGGCTCGGCAAGCTGAGGCCGCCGGAAAGTCGGTCGACGTACTGCTCGAGATCAACGTAGCTGGCGAGATGCAAAAGGCTGGTTGCGCACCCGAGAACGCTCATGCGTTGCTCGACCAGGTGATTGGCCACGCCGGATTGCGGCCGCTCGGGTTGATGACGATGGCGCCGCTGGTCGACGACCAGGAGTCGGTGCGACCGGTTTTTCGCGCGTTGCGCGAGTTAGGTCGTGCGCTCGAGGAGCGATCCGGCGTTGCGCTTCCAATTTTGTCGATGGGCATGAGCAACGATTTCGAGGCCGCGATTGCCGAAGGAGCGACCCACGTGCGCATCGGCCGGGCGATTTTTGGTGGCTAGCGCTTCCGATCGTGTTCGCCTGATTTCACTTGCGAGCGGGAGCAGCGGCAATGCGCTCCTGGTGCAGCACGGCTCGGTTGCCGGGCTGATCGACTGTGGAATTGGGCCGAATCGTCTGCGATCAGAACTGCTGCAGCTCGGATTGAGGCTTGGCGATCTGAGCTTTGCCTATGTGACGCATGAGCATATCGACCACATTCGCGCAGTGCCGGCACTTCGCAGAGCGGGCGTGCCGATCGTCACCGGGTCTGGGACTGCCCAGGCGATGGGCCTTGGACCTGGCGACTGGATGCGGATCAAGCATGGAGCCAGATTCGAATGTGGCGGTGTCGAGGTGTCGGCCGTTCGCACGTCGCACGATGCGGCCGAGCCGCTCGGCGCAGTGGTGACGCTCGGCGCAATCACGGCGGCCGTGTTCACCGATATGGGCGAATGGGACGCGCTGATCGTCGATGCCATGACCCGAGCCGATGTCATTGTTGTCGAAGCCAACCACAACATCGACATGCTCAAGCGCGGTCCATATCCCGCGCACCTCAAGCGAAGGGTGTTGTCGCCGGTAGGGCACCTATCGAACGACGACGCCGGGCGTCTGACCGAGACAGTTCGAGAGCGTTCTGGACACAGTCCGTCGATCTTCCTGGCGCACCTTTCAGAGACGAACAACACGCCGTCGCGCGCCGTGGCCGATGTGGCGACATTCGGAGGGTGGATCGACGACGGGTTGACACCCCTTCCCCGCGCGTCTGCCCTCGATTTGCTGGAAGGGGCCCCGGCGGTGAAGAGGCCGCCGGTGGAAGTGCAGCAACAACTTTTTGCATTGGAGATTCTTGGCGAGAGCCAGCAATGACGTTCCGGCCGCATTGGCCGGGTATGACGACGGGAGGAACAGGCTGAGCACC from Thermomicrobiales bacterium harbors:
- a CDS encoding AIR synthase-related protein, producing MPVGKLPFDLLGSLLAGLSLDDESVVVGPGLGRDAAVIDIDGTLLVIKNDPVTFVTQEAGHYLVNVNANDLSCLGAVPRWMLVTALLPETGSTPSLVADLFQQLTVACKELGISLIGGHTEITEGVPRPLLVGTLIGTAGPSGLLHPGRAQRGDRLLLARPAGIEGTALLALERPEELNQRFGAEFVVRAQRLLHDPGISVVGIARALLETGAVTALHDPTEGGVANGVREIAAASGLGAIMDRGLVPLLDETQQIAAHFHIDPLGMLSSGTLLAAVSASEVDRAIARCNELGVQTAVIGKLTATTTGFQLVESNRSGELPVFQTDEVTRALAMGR
- the xseB gene encoding exodeoxyribonuclease VII small subunit, coding for MSTDLVTEIANWQHASVDGTFEESMAALEAIVGLLDAGDLTLDQSLACFELGARLSHRCQQLLERAELQIEMVQRSLDTEAASEPPF
- the xseA gene encoding exodeoxyribonuclease VII large subunit; this encodes MLDTPRTVREVTDRIRDLFASDPTLADIWISGEVLELTVSRSGHVFFTLAGDDARMRCAMFRMNALRQRSLPSPGASCVAHGKIEVYPTDGSYQFYVDLIEEAGIGLAALELELLRQQLEAEGLFAESRKRKIPERPAVIGIITSSSGAVWHDIQNVMRRRNPFARLILASAAVQGDAAPAELVAALRTLLAVDPPDVIVIARGGGSASDLAAFNDENLIRAVFAAPVPVISAIGHETDWTLLDLVADLRAPTPSAAAELVSPAILGDLRSLRESLALHADRFERELAIRIVDVERIGHRIDQRGFQDRWDQLRQLQSSLPQAVQSRLDRTNDRLRHAVAVMDALSPAKTMERGYAFVEHGGTGRPVRAAAELAPGDAIRTRFVDGSVESLVTSTAS
- the accB gene encoding acetyl-CoA carboxylase biotin carboxyl carrier protein; amino-acid sequence: MPDNAASWEDIADFIQDAARQMREFGLTTLDVEHEGSRVRIKIEAPRKVVVDSAPETVSVQTSTPAPSKQDDGQLVVTSPMIGTFYASPSPGEPPFVQEGDEVEAGQVIGIIEAMKIMNEITSEHGGIVSKILVTNAQPVEYGQPLVHITPLD
- the efp gene encoding elongation factor P, with the protein product MIETGDVRKGTTMEFDNRLVKVVDFSHNKQGRGSAQLRMTLRDLRTGAITTHSVQAGARFPAVRLERKHVQFLYRDADGFNFMDLDTFDQFTLSESAVGDAAKFLKENDELDVMTWQDEPIDLELPTSVTLVVTETDPGLKGDTASGGTKPATLETGLVVNVPLFIEIGQPLRVDTRTGEYIERA
- a CDS encoding Xaa-Pro peptidase family protein, which produces MTNRVEQLRSVLASEDWDAILISDQDNRYFVSGYRADDHSGRSAGVLLVTPSSAQLYTNPNNIDWAQAAAPEFEAVKSTAPWEKQVGEAIKADGARRVGIETATLPHDSFVRLSEHLGSIEIVSIGDQIDRLRWVKTPEEVSYHRRAIEITDIAYERALEALRPGITEREIANLIAISFLDQGADGWGFPPTVAFGPNSAKPHHEPGDRPLEEHEAIIMDIGATVHGYTADLTRTNWLGEPPAQLAEIYTIVQAAQDAALATIRAGVPANVVDAAARDVITAAGYGEQFVHGLGHGIGVRIHDGPFMHSRNDDPLPANSILTVEPGIYLRGFGGVRIEDVVLVTDEGHEVLTRAPKKPRVR
- the aroQ gene encoding type II 3-dehydroquinate dehydratase, which translates into the protein MTERKYLVLNGPNLNLLGTREPAIYGHTTLQDIVAGLEAQAAAADPPATIVALQSNHEGVLVDAIQTHGPDSNAIIINPGALSHYSIALRDALSGVGTPAIEVHISNIHARESFRHHSVISAVARGQIVGLGVDGYRLALDFCLKTYP
- the uvrB gene encoding excinuclease ABC subunit UvrB is translated as MANFRIESDLRPTGDQPRAIEQLVDGLNNDLKRQVLLGVTGSGKTFTMANLVEHYNRPTLVLAHNKTLAAQLYSEFKEFFPNNAIEYFVSYYDYYQPEAYVARTDTYIEKDTDINEEIDKLRHAATRSLLTRPDTLIVASVSCIYGLGSPEEYQNTVISLRRGAHERRDQVIRRLLDVQYDRNDMTVVRGSFRVRGDTIEVFPAYEEIAVRIEFFGDEIERIVEVDPLTGELLVDRIEIDIYPARHYVTSADKLRAGIADIRVELAERLEELRNQGKLVEAQRLEQRTNYDLEMMEETGFCSGIENYSMHLSRLKPGEQPHTLLDYFPKDFLMIIDESHMSIPQVRGMYAGDRARKDVLVEHGFRLPSARDNRPLTFDEFDRMLNQIVYVSATPGPFEREVAQRTVEQVIRPTGLIDPSISVRPTKGQIDDLLREINLRVGKGERALVTTLTKRMAEDLADYLKEMGIRTHYLHSEIDTFERIEILRDLRLGIYDVVVGINLLREGLDLPEVSLVAILDADKEGYLRSEGSLIQTIGRAARHVDGAVIMYADTMTKSMNAAIEETYRRREIQIKYNSDHGIEPRGIVKEIKDITERVRQVAEDAAEYRTDRSDQPGVIMQMPKDELVRMIKDLESQMKTAAKNLEFEKAALLRDQIVELRRMSELDSAIAGAPVARA